In Pseudomonas alcaliphila JAB1, a single window of DNA contains:
- a CDS encoding phosphodiesterase translates to MYRLALLFTLLAPTALFADTLTIPLGSQGADLDASNLPHKGQSKRSVLERFGLADEEHKPVGQPPITRWDYREFSVYFEYDHVINSVRHHQPRHLDTVKEQQ, encoded by the coding sequence ATGTATCGTCTCGCTCTGCTTTTCACCCTGCTCGCCCCTACCGCTCTCTTCGCCGATACCCTGACCATTCCCCTGGGCAGCCAGGGCGCCGATCTCGACGCCAGCAACCTGCCGCACAAAGGCCAGTCCAAGCGTTCGGTACTGGAGCGTTTCGGCCTGGCCGATGAAGAGCACAAGCCCGTCGGCCAGCCGCCGATCACACGCTGGGACTACCGCGAATTCAGTGTCTATTTCGAATACGATCACGTGATCAACAGCGTGCGCCATCACCAGCCACGCCACCTCGACACCGTCAAGGAGCAACAGTGA